In Paracoccus fistulariae, a single window of DNA contains:
- a CDS encoding sn-glycerol-3-phosphate import ATP-binding protein UgpC: MASITLDNVGKIYPGGTRAIGDVNIDIADGEFIVLVGPSGCGKSTLLRMVAGLESITEGQIRIGDRVVNDVEPMDRDIAMVFQNYALYPHMSVRQNLAYGLKNRRTPKAEIDRRVAEAAEILQIGAFLDRKPRALSGGQRQRVAMGRAIVREPAAFLFDEPLSNLDAKLRITMRLEIKDLQKRLGTTSLYVTHDQLEAMTLADRLVVLSAGKVEQIGTPLEVYRKPASTFVAGFIGSPAMNLIKASSVPHLPGSAHAGTIGIRPEDLSVSPDGPIEMKVGAVEELGAQRLVHGQIGNEQITITMPSDAQLSDVLRLNYRPGSLHLFQAETGRRID; this comes from the coding sequence GTGGCTTCAATCACCCTCGACAATGTCGGCAAGATCTATCCCGGCGGCACCCGCGCGATTGGCGATGTGAATATCGACATTGCGGATGGCGAATTCATCGTGCTGGTCGGCCCCTCGGGCTGCGGGAAATCCACCCTGCTGCGGATGGTGGCCGGGCTGGAAAGCATCACCGAAGGCCAGATCCGCATCGGTGACCGCGTGGTCAATGATGTCGAGCCGATGGACCGCGACATCGCCATGGTTTTTCAGAACTACGCGCTTTACCCGCATATGTCGGTGCGCCAGAATCTGGCCTATGGGCTGAAGAACCGCCGCACCCCCAAGGCCGAGATCGACCGCCGCGTGGCCGAGGCAGCCGAGATCCTGCAGATCGGCGCCTTTCTGGATCGAAAGCCGCGTGCCCTGTCTGGCGGGCAGCGTCAGCGCGTCGCCATGGGCCGGGCCATCGTGCGCGAACCGGCGGCCTTTCTGTTCGATGAACCGCTGTCCAATCTGGACGCCAAGCTGCGCATCACCATGCGGCTGGAAATCAAGGATCTGCAGAAACGCCTTGGCACGACCTCGCTTTACGTGACGCATGACCAGCTTGAGGCAATGACGCTGGCCGACCGGCTGGTGGTCCTCAGCGCGGGCAAGGTCGAGCAGATCGGCACCCCGCTGGAGGTGTATCGCAAGCCTGCCTCGACCTTCGTGGCGGGCTTTATCGGCAGCCCGGCGATGAACCTGATCAAGGCCAGTTCGGTCCCGCATCTGCCCGGCAGCGCCCATGCGGGCACAATCGGCATCCGACCCGAGGATCTGTCGGTCAGCCCCGACGGCCCGATCGAGATGAAGGTCGGCGCGGTCGAGGAACTTGGCGCGCAGCGTCTGGTTCACGGGCAGATCGGCAATGAGCAGATCACCATCACGATGCCGTCAGATGCGCAGCTGTCCGACGTCCTGCGGCTGAATTACCGGCCCGGCTCATTGCATCTTTTCCAAGCGGAAACAGGCCGCAGGATCGACTGA
- the ugpE gene encoding sn-glycerol-3-phosphate ABC transporter permease UgpE yields the protein MVENRPFLNVLAHLVLIVGVAIVALPVWVALVASTHASNDFLGGVVPMWFGDQAWENYSRMLNSGISTSGMPPVGWMMLNSLIMALGIAVGKIAISVLSAFAIVYFRFPFRMVAFWIIFSTLMLPVEVRIVPTFQVVADLGMLNTYPGLIVPLIASATATFLFRQVFLTMPDELTEAARIDGAGPLKFFWDILLPLSRTNIAALFVIMFIYGWNQYLWPLLITTGSDMYTIVAGIKRMSTVADTDPQWNYIMATAVLAMLPPLLVVIFMQRLFVKGLVETEK from the coding sequence ATGGTTGAAAATCGCCCCTTTCTGAATGTGCTGGCCCATCTGGTGCTGATCGTCGGTGTCGCCATCGTGGCGCTGCCGGTCTGGGTCGCGTTGGTGGCATCGACCCATGCATCCAACGATTTCCTCGGCGGCGTGGTCCCCATGTGGTTCGGGGATCAGGCCTGGGAAAATTACAGCCGGATGCTGAACAGCGGGATCTCGACCTCGGGCATGCCGCCGGTGGGCTGGATGATGCTGAACTCACTGATCATGGCGCTTGGCATCGCGGTCGGAAAGATCGCCATTTCGGTCCTCTCGGCCTTCGCCATCGTCTATTTCCGCTTTCCCTTCCGCATGGTCGCCTTCTGGATCATCTTCTCGACCCTGATGCTGCCGGTCGAGGTGCGCATCGTGCCGACCTTTCAGGTGGTGGCGGATCTGGGCATGCTGAACACCTATCCTGGCCTGATCGTTCCGCTGATCGCATCGGCCACGGCGACCTTCCTGTTCCGGCAGGTCTTTCTGACCATGCCGGATGAGCTGACCGAGGCCGCCCGCATCGACGGCGCCGGACCGCTGAAATTCTTCTGGGATATCCTGCTGCCGCTGTCGCGCACGAATATCGCGGCGCTGTTCGTGATCATGTTCATTTATGGCTGGAACCAATATCTGTGGCCGCTGCTGATCACGACGGGATCGGACATGTATACCATCGTCGCGGGCATCAAGCGCATGTCCACGGTGGCCGATACCGATCCGCAGTGGAACTATATCATGGCGACCGCCGTGCTGGCGATGCTGCCGCCGCTGCTGGTCGTGATCTTCATGCAAAGACTGTTCGTCAAAGGTCTTGTCGAGACGGAGAAATAA
- the ugpA gene encoding sn-glycerol-3-phosphate ABC transporter permease UgpA codes for MKKVVFNNKLLPLLLLAPQLIVTAIFFLWPAGQAVWQSFLREDAFGLKTEFIGLGNYKALFKSPEYLNSFSVTLIFTVSVTVVTMVFALLMAVAVDRLIKSEKVYTTLLIWPYAVAPAVAGILWWFIFNPSIGILPYVLRQLGINFNWIFDPTDAMIFVVIASAWSRISYSFLFFIAGLQSIPASLREAAAIDGAGPVKRFFTITLPLLSPTTFFLMVVNLVYALFETFAVIDATTLGGPAQSTNILVYKVYQDGFIGQNLGSSAAQSVILMAIVILLTVIQFRFVEKKVAY; via the coding sequence ATGAAAAAGGTCGTCTTCAACAATAAACTTCTGCCGCTGCTGCTGCTGGCACCGCAATTGATCGTCACGGCGATTTTCTTTCTGTGGCCTGCGGGTCAGGCCGTCTGGCAAAGCTTTCTGCGCGAAGACGCCTTTGGCCTGAAGACCGAATTCATCGGGCTTGGCAATTACAAGGCGCTCTTCAAAAGCCCGGAATATCTGAACAGCTTTTCGGTGACGCTGATCTTCACCGTCTCGGTCACGGTGGTCACCATGGTCTTTGCGCTGCTGATGGCGGTGGCCGTGGACCGGCTGATCAAATCGGAAAAGGTCTATACGACGCTGCTGATCTGGCCCTATGCGGTCGCCCCTGCCGTCGCGGGGATCCTGTGGTGGTTCATCTTCAACCCCTCGATCGGCATTCTGCCTTATGTGCTGAGACAGCTTGGCATCAACTTCAACTGGATCTTCGACCCGACCGACGCGATGATCTTTGTCGTCATCGCCTCGGCCTGGAGCCGGATTTCCTATTCCTTCCTGTTCTTCATCGCGGGCCTGCAATCCATCCCCGCCAGCCTGCGCGAGGCGGCGGCCATTGACGGCGCGGGGCCTGTGAAAAGATTTTTCACCATCACCCTGCCCTTGCTTTCACCGACGACGTTTTTCCTGATGGTGGTCAATCTGGTCTATGCGCTGTTCGAAACCTTTGCGGTGATCGACGCGACGACGCTGGGCGGACCCGCGCAATCGACCAATATTCTGGTCTACAAGGTGTATCAGGACGGCTTTATCGGCCAGAATCTGGGATCCTCGGCGGCGCAGTCGGTGATCCTGATGGCCATTGTCATCCTGCTGACGGTGATCCAGTTCCGCTTTGTCGAAAAGAAGGTGGCTTACTGA
- the ugpB gene encoding sn-glycerol-3-phosphate ABC transporter substrate-binding protein UgpB, giving the protein MTKMFAASAMALIASLSAAQAKTDIQWWHAMGGELGAKLEEIATNFNESQDEYNIVPSYKGNYVETMTAAIAAFRAKQQPAIVQVFEVGTGTMIAAEGAIYPVYQLMADNEEPFDPAAYLPAVAGYYTDTSGNMLSMPFNSSTPIMYYNKTAFEKAGLDPESPPKTWAEMEEASRKIVESGAASCGFTTGWVSWIQTENFSAWHNQPIGTLENGFGGLDARLTVNGPVQVKHWENMKKWADEGLYKYAGPLGGDNAPPMFYGQECAMMMNTSGSRASVVENSKDFDLGFAMLPYYDDVEGAPQNSIIGGATLWVLQGRANEEYQGVAKFFTYLSSPEVQADWHQFSGYLPITTAAYELSQEQGYYEANPGADTAIKQITLNEPTANSKGLRFGNYVQVRTIIDEEFEALLGGSKDAQGALDAVVSRGNALIEEFQAQNQ; this is encoded by the coding sequence ATGACCAAAATGTTCGCCGCGTCCGCAATGGCGCTGATCGCATCGCTCTCTGCCGCGCAGGCAAAAACCGACATCCAGTGGTGGCATGCCATGGGCGGGGAACTGGGCGCGAAGCTGGAAGAAATCGCCACGAATTTCAACGAAAGCCAGGACGAATATAACATCGTCCCGTCCTACAAGGGCAATTATGTCGAGACGATGACCGCCGCGATTGCCGCCTTCCGCGCCAAGCAGCAGCCCGCCATCGTGCAGGTCTTCGAGGTCGGCACCGGCACCATGATCGCCGCCGAAGGCGCGATCTATCCGGTCTATCAACTGATGGCCGACAATGAAGAGCCGTTCGATCCGGCCGCCTATCTGCCCGCCGTGGCCGGCTATTACACCGACACCAGTGGCAATATGCTGTCGATGCCCTTCAACAGCTCGACCCCGATCATGTATTACAACAAGACCGCCTTCGAAAAGGCCGGGCTGGATCCTGAATCGCCGCCCAAGACCTGGGCCGAGATGGAAGAGGCTTCGCGCAAAATCGTCGAATCGGGTGCGGCAAGCTGTGGCTTCACGACCGGTTGGGTCAGCTGGATCCAGACCGAAAATTTCTCGGCCTGGCACAACCAGCCCATCGGCACGCTGGAAAACGGCTTTGGCGGACTGGATGCGCGCCTGACGGTCAACGGGCCGGTGCAGGTCAAGCATTGGGAAAACATGAAGAAATGGGCCGATGAGGGCCTTTATAAATATGCCGGTCCGCTGGGCGGCGATAACGCCCCGCCGATGTTCTACGGGCAGGAATGCGCGATGATGATGAACACTTCCGGTTCGCGCGCCTCGGTCGTTGAAAACTCGAAGGATTTCGATCTGGGCTTCGCCATGCTGCCCTATTACGACGATGTCGAGGGCGCACCGCAGAACTCGATCATCGGCGGCGCGACCCTGTGGGTGCTGCAAGGCCGCGCGAATGAGGAATATCAGGGTGTAGCAAAGTTCTTCACCTATCTCTCCTCACCCGAGGTGCAGGCCGACTGGCACCAGTTCTCGGGCTATCTGCCGATCACGACCGCGGCCTATGAGCTGTCGCAGGAACAGGGCTATTACGAGGCCAATCCGGGCGCCGATACCGCGATCAAGCAGATCACGCTGAATGAGCCGACGGCGAATTCCAAAGGTCTGCGCTTTGGCAATTACGTGCAGGTTCGCACCATCATCGACGAAGAGTTCGAGGCGCTTCTGGGTGGCAGCAAGGACGCGCAGGGCGCCTTGGATGCGGTTGTCAGCCGCGGCAATGCCCTGATCGAAGAGTTCCAGGCACAGAACCAGTAA
- a CDS encoding DUF808 domain-containing protein yields the protein MSGLLALLDDVASISKVAAASIDDVAGQAAKAGAKAAGAVIDDAAVTPKYVQGFDASRELPIVWKIARGSFFNKLIVLLPVALLLSIFAPWLIAPLLMLGGGYLCYEGAEKVAHALGWGGDTHDSEKHTNPKGDGAALEETRVAGAIKTDFILSAEIMTIALSTIPADDPIWMKALILAVVGIGITVAVYGFVAVIVKADDVGVHLASRNDGFLASLGRGIVKFMPGFMKALTIVGTAAMIWVGGQIILHGLSEMGFSAPYDWIHHMSEAAAAAVPQAPGLVAWATTAFFDGIFGLALGLILIPVVKYVINPVLNATIVPLIGAVRGMFGSTDKA from the coding sequence ATGAGCGGTCTTCTGGCACTTCTCGACGACGTCGCCTCCATCTCGAAGGTCGCGGCGGCCTCTATCGACGACGTGGCCGGTCAGGCCGCCAAGGCCGGGGCCAAGGCGGCCGGCGCGGTCATCGACGATGCTGCCGTGACGCCGAAATATGTGCAGGGGTTCGACGCCAGCCGAGAACTGCCCATCGTCTGGAAAATCGCCCGGGGTTCCTTTTTCAACAAGCTGATCGTCCTGCTGCCGGTGGCGCTGCTGCTGTCGATCTTCGCGCCCTGGCTGATCGCGCCCCTGCTGATGCTGGGTGGCGGCTATCTGTGTTACGAGGGCGCCGAGAAGGTCGCCCATGCGCTTGGCTGGGGCGGCGATACCCATGACAGCGAAAAGCACACCAATCCCAAGGGCGACGGTGCCGCGCTGGAAGAAACGCGCGTGGCCGGTGCGATCAAGACCGATTTCATCCTCTCGGCCGAGATCATGACCATCGCGCTGTCGACCATCCCCGCCGACGATCCGATCTGGATGAAGGCGCTGATTCTGGCGGTCGTGGGCATTGGCATCACGGTGGCCGTCTATGGCTTTGTCGCCGTGATCGTGAAGGCCGATGATGTCGGCGTCCATCTGGCCAGCAGGAATGACGGCTTTCTGGCATCGCTGGGCCGGGGAATCGTGAAGTTCATGCCCGGCTTCATGAAGGCGCTGACCATCGTGGGCACTGCCGCCATGATCTGGGTGGGCGGTCAGATCATCCTGCACGGGCTGTCCGAAATGGGGTTCAGCGCGCCCTATGACTGGATCCACCACATGTCCGAGGCCGCAGCCGCGGCCGTCCCGCAGGCCCCGGGGCTTGTGGCCTGGGCCACCACGGCCTTCTTTGACGGGATCTTCGGTCTGGCGCTTGGCCTGATCCTGATCCCGGTCGTCAAATATGTCATCAACCCGGTGCTGAATGCCACGATCGTGCCGCTGATCGGCGCGGTCCGGGGCATGTTCGGCAGCACCGACAAGGCCTGA
- a CDS encoding sigma factor, with translation MADAQNEQLERLIAQIAKGDRAAFETFYDMTSARIHALCVMMLNDRPAAEETLQDVYVAVWKQSHNFVDFKLQPMTWLIDITRNRALSRLRNARRSERRPDTKPVVQLTAPTQGDAEGSAILRPDQGPLARLDMERLQNLREIYLRGLTYDDLAARNGSSPRTEREMLKSDLLCLPAESAETLSPAQADQLLAAELVLGLLDEETTEATLNRKADEPDLRAIVGGWKENLAPLTAGLTPIMAPARARQRTRETLGLIAAPLAEDPNEQNPRYLRRLLIALLALAAAAGLAYIW, from the coding sequence GTGGCAGACGCGCAGAACGAGCAGCTGGAAAGACTGATTGCGCAGATCGCCAAGGGCGATCGCGCGGCCTTTGAAACATTCTACGACATGACCTCGGCCCGGATCCATGCGCTTTGCGTCATGATGCTGAATGACAGGCCCGCAGCCGAGGAAACCCTGCAGGATGTCTATGTCGCGGTCTGGAAGCAGTCGCATAATTTTGTCGATTTCAAACTGCAGCCGATGACATGGCTGATCGACATCACGCGCAATCGCGCGCTGTCGCGGCTGCGCAATGCAAGGCGCAGCGAGCGCAGGCCCGACACGAAACCCGTGGTGCAGCTTACCGCGCCGACACAGGGCGATGCGGAGGGTTCCGCCATCCTGCGCCCCGATCAGGGGCCTCTGGCAAGGCTGGACATGGAGCGGCTGCAAAACCTGCGCGAAATCTATCTGCGCGGGCTGACCTATGACGATCTGGCGGCGCGGAACGGCAGTTCGCCCCGGACCGAGCGCGAGATGCTGAAGTCGGATCTGCTGTGCCTGCCCGCGGAATCTGCCGAAACATTGTCGCCCGCGCAGGCCGACCAGTTGCTGGCGGCCGAACTTGTGCTGGGCCTGCTGGATGAAGAGACGACCGAGGCGACGCTGAACCGCAAGGCGGACGAGCCCGACCTGCGGGCCATCGTGGGCGGGTGGAAGGAAAATCTTGCGCCGCTGACAGCCGGCCTGACACCCATCATGGCCCCTGCCCGCGCGCGGCAGCGCACGCGCGAGACGCTGGGCCTGATCGCCGCGCCTCTGGCCGAAGATCCGAATGAACAGAACCCGCGCTATCTGAGGCGGCTGCTGATCGCGCTGCTTGCACTGGCCGCAGCGGCAGGTCTGGCCTATATCTGGTAG
- the cobS gene encoding cobaltochelatase subunit CobS, translated as MLDMNAKPTEEIDLRETFGLDSDMKVKGFAERSDRVPEIDSTYKFDPDTTMAILAGFAYNRRVMIQGYHGTGKSTHIEQIAARLNWPCVRVNLDSHVSRIDLIGKDAIKLVDGKQVTVFHEGILPWALRNPTAIVFDEYDAGRADVMFVIQRVLEADGKLTLLDQNEVITPNPYFRLFATANTVGLGDTTGLYHGTQQINQGQMDRWSLVSTLNYLSHDAEAAIVLAKNPNYNNEKGRKTINQMVTLADLTRTAFMQGDLSTVMSPRTVISWAQNARIFDNVGYAFRLTFLNKCDELERQTVAEFYQRLFDEELPESAAAKAS; from the coding sequence ATGCTGGACATGAACGCCAAACCCACCGAAGAGATCGACCTGCGCGAGACGTTCGGTCTGGACAGCGATATGAAGGTCAAGGGTTTCGCCGAACGCAGCGACCGCGTGCCCGAGATCGACAGCACCTACAAGTTCGATCCCGACACCACGATGGCGATTCTGGCGGGCTTTGCCTATAACCGCCGGGTGATGATCCAGGGCTATCACGGCACCGGGAAATCCACCCATATCGAACAGATCGCCGCCCGCCTGAACTGGCCCTGCGTGCGGGTAAACCTGGACAGCCATGTCAGCCGGATCGACCTGATCGGCAAGGACGCGATCAAGCTGGTCGATGGCAAGCAGGTGACGGTCTTCCACGAAGGCATCCTGCCCTGGGCGCTGCGCAACCCGACCGCGATCGTCTTTGACGAATATGATGCAGGCCGCGCCGATGTGATGTTCGTGATTCAGCGCGTGCTGGAGGCTGATGGCAAGCTGACCCTGCTGGATCAGAACGAGGTCATCACCCCGAATCCCTATTTCCGCCTGTTCGCCACCGCCAATACGGTCGGTCTGGGCGACACGACCGGGCTGTATCACGGCACCCAGCAGATCAACCAGGGCCAGATGGACCGCTGGTCGCTGGTCAGCACGCTGAACTATCTGTCCCATGATGCAGAGGCCGCCATCGTCCTGGCCAAGAACCCGAATTACAACAACGAAAAGGGCCGCAAGACCATCAACCAGATGGTGACGCTGGCTGATCTGACCCGCACCGCCTTCATGCAGGGCGATCTGTCCACGGTCATGTCGCCGCGCACGGTGATCTCTTGGGCGCAGAATGCCCGCATCTTCGACAATGTCGGCTATGCCTTCCGCCTGACCTTCCTGAACAAATGCGATGAATTGGAGCGTCAGACGGTCGCCGAATTCTATCAGCGCCTGTTCGATGAGGAACTGCCGGAAAGTGCTGCTGCGAAGGCAAGCTGA
- a CDS encoding ribbon-helix-helix domain-containing protein, whose product MSDFPPMSPPVKRSVTIDGHSTSVSLEDAFWTALGTIAKARGTTRARLIGQIDHARPPEVGLATAVRLFVLDGLQR is encoded by the coding sequence ATGAGTGACTTTCCGCCGATGAGCCCGCCGGTCAAACGCTCGGTCACGATTGACGGGCACAGCACCTCGGTCTCGCTGGAGGATGCCTTCTGGACCGCGCTTGGCACGATCGCAAAGGCGCGCGGCACGACCCGCGCCCGGCTGATCGGCCAGATCGACCACGCCCGCCCGCCCGAAGTCGGGCTGGCAACGGCGGTGCGGCTGTTCGTGCTGGACGGGTTACAGCGGTAA
- a CDS encoding DUF4169 family protein, whose protein sequence is MTKVVNLRQARKDRARAEKRAAGDANSVKFGEAKAQKNLRKAETERATRALEAHRTEDE, encoded by the coding sequence ATGACCAAGGTAGTGAACCTGCGACAGGCCCGTAAGGACCGCGCCCGCGCTGAAAAACGCGCGGCAGGGGACGCCAATTCCGTGAAATTCGGTGAAGCCAAGGCGCAGAAGAACCTGCGCAAGGCCGAAACCGAGCGCGCCACGCGCGCGCTGGAAGCGCATCGCACAGAGGATGAGTGA
- the fumC gene encoding class II fumarate hydratase, with product MTNTRTETDSFGPLEVDASKYWGAQTQRSILNFPIGWEHQPVPIIRALGAIKLAAARINHRDGKLGDDVAKAMEQAATEVFEGKFDDNFPLVVWQTGSGTQSNMNANEVISNRAIQILGGELGSKTPVHPNDHVNMGQSSNDTFPTAMHIGIAMQARDVLIPGLEKLQKALAAKSEEFKDIIKIGRTHTQDATPLTLGQEFGGYAYQVEKGIERVKLALGDIYELAQGGTAVGTGLNTRKGWDTDIAAEIARITDLPFVTAPNKFEALAAHDAMVFFSGALKTVAASLFKIANDMRLLGSGPRSGLGELILPENEPGSSIMPGKVNPTQAEALTMVCAHVMGNDAAVTFAGSQGHFELNVYNPMMSYNVIQSMQLLGDAASSFTDNMVVGTKANVERIDKLMKESLMLVTALAPTIGYDNATKVAKTAHKNGTTLREEAINLGLVDGETFDKVVRPEDMIGPKG from the coding sequence ATGACCAACACCCGCACCGAAACCGACAGCTTCGGCCCGCTAGAGGTTGACGCCTCGAAATACTGGGGCGCGCAGACGCAGCGTTCGATCCTGAACTTCCCGATCGGCTGGGAACATCAGCCGGTGCCGATCATCCGTGCGCTTGGGGCGATCAAGCTGGCGGCGGCGCGGATCAATCACCGGGACGGCAAGCTGGGCGACGATGTCGCCAAGGCGATGGAACAGGCCGCCACCGAGGTGTTCGAAGGCAAGTTTGACGACAATTTCCCGCTGGTCGTCTGGCAGACCGGCTCGGGCACGCAGTCCAATATGAACGCGAATGAGGTCATCTCGAACCGCGCCATCCAGATTCTGGGCGGCGAATTGGGCAGCAAGACCCCGGTCCATCCCAATGACCACGTGAATATGGGGCAGTCCTCGAACGACACCTTCCCGACCGCGATGCATATCGGCATCGCCATGCAGGCCCGCGATGTGCTGATCCCGGGGCTGGAAAAGCTGCAAAAGGCGCTGGCCGCGAAGTCGGAAGAGTTCAAGGACATCATCAAGATCGGCCGCACCCATACGCAGGATGCGACGCCGCTGACGCTTGGCCAGGAATTCGGCGGCTATGCCTATCAGGTCGAAAAGGGCATCGAGCGGGTGAAGCTGGCCCTTGGCGATATCTACGAACTGGCGCAGGGCGGAACCGCCGTGGGCACCGGGCTGAACACGCGCAAGGGCTGGGATACCGACATCGCGGCCGAAATCGCCCGGATCACCGATCTGCCCTTCGTCACCGCGCCGAACAAATTCGAGGCGCTGGCCGCCCATGATGCCATGGTCTTCTTCTCGGGCGCGCTGAAAACGGTCGCGGCCTCGCTGTTCAAGATCGCCAATGACATGCGCCTGCTGGGATCCGGCCCGCGCTCGGGTCTGGGCGAGTTGATCCTGCCGGAAAACGAGCCCGGCTCCTCGATCATGCCGGGCAAGGTGAACCCGACCCAGGCCGAGGCGCTGACCATGGTTTGCGCGCATGTCATGGGCAATGACGCCGCCGTGACCTTTGCGGGCTCGCAGGGTCATTTCGAACTGAACGTCTATAACCCTATGATGTCCTATAATGTCATCCAGTCGATGCAGCTTCTGGGCGATGCGGCCAGCAGCTTTACCGACAATATGGTCGTCGGCACCAAGGCCAATGTCGAACGGATCGACAAGCTGATGAAGGAATCGCTGATGCTGGTGACGGCACTGGCGCCGACCATCGGCTATGACAATGCCACCAAGGTCGCCAAGACCGCGCATAAGAACGGCACCACCCTGCGCGAAGAGGCGATCAATCTGGGGCTGGTCGATGGCGAGACCTTCGACAAGGTCGTGCGTCCCGAAGACATGATCGGCCCCAAGGGCTGA
- a CDS encoding dihydrodipicolinate synthase family protein, with product MSVFSGLSAFPPTLSDPDGGLIEADFTRLLTDLTEARSDQITLDSICLLGSTGSYPYLSLAQRRRVLETGRDVVAGRLPLIVGIGALRTDHAQDLACHAAANGADGLLLAPVSYTPLTEEEVYQHYATVASATDLPLCIYNNPSTTNFTFSVKLLQRLAQIPTIHAVKMPLPADGDFAGEIAALRDATPDGFVIGYSGDWLCPDALLAGADSWFSVIAGLLPLPALKLTQAARQGDRAEVARLQQVMAPLWALFREYGSLRVIYSLAHLMSVTQAQPPRPVLPLPDSQLDRLRAALDSLQGA from the coding sequence ATGTCTGTCTTTTCCGGGCTTTCGGCCTTTCCCCCTACCCTCTCGGATCCCGACGGCGGACTGATCGAGGCTGATTTCACGCGCCTGCTGACGGATCTGACCGAGGCGCGGAGCGATCAGATCACGCTCGATTCGATCTGCCTTCTGGGCAGCACCGGCAGCTATCCCTATCTGTCGCTGGCTCAGCGTAGGCGCGTGCTGGAAACCGGGCGCGATGTCGTGGCGGGGCGTTTGCCGCTGATCGTCGGCATCGGCGCCCTGCGCACCGATCACGCGCAGGATCTGGCCTGTCACGCGGCCGCGAACGGGGCGGACGGGCTGCTTCTGGCGCCGGTCTCTTACACGCCGCTGACCGAAGAAGAGGTCTATCAGCATTATGCCACTGTTGCCTCGGCCACAGACCTGCCGCTGTGCATCTATAATAACCCCTCGACCACGAATTTTACCTTCTCGGTCAAGCTCTTGCAGCGTCTGGCGCAGATCCCGACCATTCACGCGGTCAAGATGCCCCTGCCCGCGGATGGAGACTTCGCAGGCGAGATCGCGGCATTGCGCGATGCCACGCCAGACGGTTTCGTGATCGGCTATAGCGGCGACTGGCTGTGCCCGGACGCGCTTCTGGCCGGGGCTGACAGCTGGTTCAGCGTCATTGCCGGGCTGCTGCCCCTGCCCGCGCTGAAGTTGACGCAGGCTGCCAGACAGGGCGACAGGGCCGAGGTCGCACGCCTTCAACAGGTCATGGCCCCGCTTTGGGCGCTGTTTCGCGAATATGGCAGCCTGCGGGTGATCTATTCGCTGGCGCATCTGATGTCGGTGACGCAGGCGCAGCCGCCACGGCCGGTTCTGCCGCTGCCCGACAGCCAGCTGGACCGCCTGCGCGCAGCATTGGACAGCCTGCAAGGCGCATAA
- a CDS encoding MarR family winged helix-turn-helix transcriptional regulator: protein MNANFDFRAALPHWINRAAQALRAEATSRLQQQGLMLTAEEWSLMMILWQDGPQTMTALARLTSRDRTTVTRLIDRLTRKELVDRHARADDRRVVQIAATEKGQELRDPVTRIIGGVIRDTCGDLDPAEYETTLLVLQRMTARLEGDVPQT from the coding sequence ATGAATGCAAACTTTGATTTCCGCGCGGCGCTGCCACATTGGATCAACCGGGCCGCGCAGGCCTTGCGGGCCGAGGCGACGTCGCGCCTGCAGCAACAGGGGCTGATGCTGACCGCCGAAGAATGGTCGCTGATGATGATCCTGTGGCAGGACGGACCCCAGACCATGACGGCGCTTGCCCGGCTGACCAGCCGGGATCGGACCACCGTCACCCGCCTTATCGACCGGCTGACCCGCAAGGAGCTGGTCGATCGGCATGCCAGAGCCGACGACCGGCGCGTGGTACAGATTGCGGCGACCGAGAAGGGGCAGGAGCTGCGCGATCCGGTGACGCGGATCATCGGCGGGGTCATCAGGGATACCTGCGGCGATCTTGATCCCGCCGAATATGAAACGACGCTTTTGGTGCTGCAGAGGATGACCGCGCGGCTTGAGGGGGACGTTCCCCAGACCTAA